One Kangiella geojedonensis DNA segment encodes these proteins:
- a CDS encoding carboxymuconolactone decarboxylase family protein, translating to MSDKNLHPFEQFRAEREAGNEKALDTDSLLIKRFFGLDKTAYGEGQLDSKTKELLGLVASMVLRCNDCIDYHLEQSVKQGWNKEQLDEAMGVAMLVGGSIVIPHLRHAKTSLEFLFEEANS from the coding sequence ATGTCTGACAAGAATCTCCACCCTTTTGAACAGTTTCGCGCCGAGCGTGAAGCGGGAAATGAAAAAGCTTTAGATACTGATAGTTTGTTGATTAAGCGTTTTTTTGGGCTCGATAAAACAGCCTATGGTGAAGGACAGCTTGATAGTAAAACCAAAGAACTTCTTGGCCTCGTCGCCTCGATGGTTTTACGTTGCAATGACTGTATTGATTACCACTTAGAGCAATCGGTCAAACAAGGCTGGAATAAAGAGCAGTTGGATGAAGCCATGGGCGTGGCGATGTTAGTCGGTGGTTCTATTGTTATTCCACATTTACGCCATGCGAAAACAAGTCTAGAATTTTTATTCGAAGAAGCAAACAGCTAA
- a CDS encoding CDP-alcohol phosphatidyltransferase family protein has product MGLNTIPNIITVMRVVLIVPFAYFMWQQEYVTALVIFLIAGVSDGLDGLLAKRFNWQSRFGSITDPLADKILLFVAILLLVMKGQLSWSLLWISTGRDIFIVGGATAYHYLVEPYEMRPSLISKWNTALMILLVLLVLVHLAWFALPVQLLEVLEISVILTCIISGLHYTWLGICHYRTRDSRSSLKSQVQSNDEVSGKAAGKAVEKS; this is encoded by the coding sequence ATGGGTTTAAATACAATTCCAAACATTATAACCGTTATGCGAGTGGTGCTTATCGTACCGTTCGCGTATTTTATGTGGCAGCAGGAATATGTCACTGCATTGGTTATATTTCTTATTGCTGGTGTCTCAGATGGCCTAGATGGGCTTTTGGCCAAGCGTTTTAATTGGCAAAGTCGTTTTGGTTCTATAACCGATCCCTTGGCAGATAAAATCTTATTATTTGTGGCCATTTTACTGTTGGTTATGAAAGGACAGTTGTCTTGGTCGCTATTATGGATTTCTACTGGGCGCGATATTTTTATTGTGGGTGGAGCGACGGCCTATCATTATTTGGTCGAGCCTTATGAAATGCGTCCATCATTGATTTCCAAATGGAACACGGCACTTATGATACTTTTAGTGTTGCTAGTGTTGGTGCATCTGGCATGGTTTGCTTTACCTGTTCAATTATTAGAAGTATTAGAAATATCAGTTATCTTGACCTGCATTATTAGCGGTCTGCACTATACCTGGTTAGGTATTTGTCATTACCGAACTCGTGACAGTCGAAGCTCACTCAAGTCACAGGTTCAAAGTAATGACGAAGTATCAGGTAAAGCTGCAGGAAAAGCCGTTGAGAAAAGCTGA
- a CDS encoding pentapeptide repeat-containing protein has product MSDAKEELYKILVQGADVWNKWRKDNAKEEIILDGLDLRGLDLSDCDLSEASFVGANIAYADLKNSVLIASNLTDANLCYCNLSNAKLIAANLKQANMSHANLLHANLLTAICHRTDLSNVDLRDHDLRGQDLREANLSGADLRGQNLEGLDMHGAKLIGTKMERVNLRDTNLNGADLSDVDLSNCNIDGVTFKNANLSNVNLSSQNLAGFNLSKVNLQGADLRSANLSKANLDGAKLSSSKLWQVQTNGWSIRNIECSHASWDQRGRDFTHYSPNQFEKLFSDKITFTLRYQRMLSYQDLATLPFLIEHLEASYWGCKLRIRDIRNEPGDTRAILVVEDTGGLNPSVLESSLQQEADKLQSIQISLQSERKLQFEIRESLQAIKDKYWPKLLELSEIDSDAKTRRLAVLFTDLKGFSNWNEDERTDKLSLFRGLLKPVLKKWNASYPNMEGDSLRATFQSVEQSLHCAAMMQRVLAGAGFSLRIGLDIGEVKITHNEITEQLDIEGDAINFAARLEGMADSGQVLVSENVRHYAIQSDAPFNFKEHRLALKKAVGDKQAGDTIVCYSSTNTLEEQ; this is encoded by the coding sequence ATGAGTGACGCAAAAGAAGAACTCTATAAAATTTTAGTTCAAGGCGCCGATGTTTGGAATAAGTGGCGCAAGGACAATGCAAAAGAAGAAATTATTTTAGATGGATTGGATCTACGAGGACTCGACTTGTCGGATTGTGATTTGTCGGAGGCCAGCTTTGTTGGAGCGAACATCGCCTATGCAGATTTGAAGAATTCTGTATTAATTGCAAGTAATTTGACCGATGCTAATCTTTGTTACTGTAACCTTTCTAATGCTAAATTAATTGCCGCCAATCTAAAGCAAGCAAACATGAGTCATGCTAACTTACTGCATGCCAATTTGCTGACGGCAATTTGTCATCGTACGGACTTGTCCAACGTTGATTTACGCGATCATGATCTTAGAGGTCAGGATTTGCGTGAAGCCAATTTGAGTGGTGCTGATTTGCGGGGACAAAACCTTGAAGGGTTGGATATGCACGGTGCCAAATTAATCGGCACCAAAATGGAGCGAGTTAACCTTCGTGATACTAACCTGAATGGCGCCGATTTATCGGATGTTGACCTTTCAAACTGTAATATTGATGGCGTTACATTTAAGAATGCTAACTTAAGTAATGTTAACTTATCCTCGCAAAATTTAGCGGGCTTTAACTTGTCTAAAGTAAATTTGCAGGGCGCTGATCTGCGCAGTGCGAATTTATCAAAAGCCAATCTTGATGGCGCCAAATTAAGTTCTAGTAAGCTGTGGCAAGTTCAAACTAACGGTTGGTCTATTCGCAACATTGAGTGCTCTCATGCAAGTTGGGATCAGCGCGGTCGAGACTTTACTCATTATTCGCCTAATCAGTTTGAGAAGTTATTCTCTGACAAAATTACTTTTACCCTTCGTTACCAGCGAATGCTGTCTTATCAAGACTTGGCGACTTTGCCGTTTTTGATTGAGCATCTCGAAGCGAGCTACTGGGGCTGTAAGTTACGGATTCGTGATATTCGAAATGAGCCTGGCGATACGAGAGCAATATTAGTGGTAGAGGATACGGGCGGTTTGAATCCATCCGTGCTTGAAAGTAGCTTACAACAAGAAGCGGATAAGCTTCAGTCTATTCAAATTAGTTTGCAGTCAGAGCGAAAACTTCAGTTTGAAATTCGTGAATCACTTCAGGCGATTAAAGATAAGTACTGGCCAAAGCTGTTGGAACTGTCGGAAATAGATAGTGATGCTAAAACTCGTCGTTTAGCTGTACTATTTACCGATCTAAAAGGTTTTTCTAACTGGAACGAAGATGAACGAACCGACAAATTATCCTTGTTCAGAGGTTTGTTAAAGCCCGTACTTAAGAAATGGAACGCCAGTTATCCTAATATGGAAGGTGATTCATTGAGAGCGACATTCCAGTCGGTTGAGCAGTCGCTACATTGTGCTGCGATGATGCAACGAGTATTGGCTGGAGCGGGGTTCTCGCTGCGTATTGGCTTAGACATTGGTGAAGTTAAGATCACACACAATGAAATTACTGAGCAGCTTGATATTGAGGGTGATGCCATTAACTTTGCGGCACGCCTAGAGGGCATGGCTGATTCTGGGCAGGTACTTGTTTCCGAGAATGTACGCCACTATGCCATTCAGTCTGACGCGCCGTTTAACTTTAAAGAGCATCGTTTAGCCCTGAAAAAGGCTGTTGGCGATAAGCAAGCTGGCGACACGATCGTGTGTTATAGCTCAACGAACACGTTAGAGGAACAGTGA
- the hda gene encoding DnaA regulatory inactivator Hda, translated as MQQLPLDIEIKADATFGNFVTGGDDNAQLVSMLEKVAEGESEFVYLYGETGTGRSHLLQAFAQRYSECLPQALIAYIPLDNMQLVPDMVEGLAGFDAVCIDGLERCLGDKAWETALFNLYNQLKEQNKTFIIAGMEAPQQLKVGLADLKSRLSAMLIHAIQPLSDVDKRLLIQKKAEERGLELTEEVAIFLLSRQQRDLPYLLGMLETLDQASLQAQRRLTIPFVKQVLEL; from the coding sequence ATGCAACAACTTCCTCTCGATATTGAAATTAAAGCTGACGCCACTTTCGGCAACTTTGTGACCGGTGGTGACGATAACGCCCAATTGGTATCTATGCTGGAGAAAGTAGCAGAGGGTGAGTCTGAGTTTGTTTATTTATATGGTGAAACTGGCACTGGGCGTAGCCATCTTTTGCAAGCTTTTGCGCAGCGCTATTCTGAGTGTCTGCCGCAAGCCTTAATCGCTTATATCCCACTTGATAATATGCAACTGGTTCCTGATATGGTTGAGGGGTTAGCCGGATTTGACGCTGTTTGTATTGATGGACTAGAACGCTGTTTAGGGGATAAAGCGTGGGAGACTGCGTTATTTAATCTCTATAACCAGCTTAAGGAACAAAATAAGACCTTTATTATTGCTGGTATGGAAGCTCCGCAGCAACTTAAGGTAGGTTTAGCAGATTTGAAATCGCGCTTGAGTGCCATGTTAATTCATGCAATTCAACCGCTCTCTGATGTAGATAAGCGGTTGTTAATTCAAAAGAAAGCCGAAGAACGAGGTTTAGAGCTAACAGAAGAAGTGGCTATTTTTTTACTATCTCGCCAGCAAAGAGACTTACCTTACCTTTTGGGGATGTTAGAAACCCTGGACCAAGCATCTTTACAAGCACAACGACGCTTAACGATTCCATTCGTCAAGCAGGTTTTAGAACTTTAG